A stretch of Henckelia pumila isolate YLH828 chromosome 4, ASM3356847v2, whole genome shotgun sequence DNA encodes these proteins:
- the LOC140863671 gene encoding thiol-disulfide oxidoreductase LTO1 — protein MRTSPAFFSISSPSLPFNRSPSLSHPSPPLYAHSNPRGKNGAWGRKVLLLRVNCVSERNKGAEPAQSEFETSAPDPAPSESSSSYSSGDHGDDDAGISAYKWCAALGGVGFLETAYLTYLKFTDSDAFCPVGEGSCTTILTSDYSYVFGVPLPLFGLLAYGLVASLSLQLGAKKRVFDSGKSDNELILLGTSTSMAVASAYFLYILSTEFSGELCLYCLTSATLSFSLFFITLKSFGTQHIQKRLGSLVSVSVLVVLALTASYNSVPPVSPSLTGMEVPYVETKVTKKSSPVALSLARHLRSIGAKVYGAFWCSHCQDQKEMFGREAAKLLDYVECFPNGVKKGNKMDEACLGVKIEGFPTWVINGQVLSGEKEFAELAELSGIKLEDLSQSK, from the exons ATGAGGACTTCTCCTGCCTTCTTCAGCATATCATCTCCCAGTCTTCCCTTCAATCGAAGTCCCTCTCTTTCTCACCCTTCTCCTCCACTTTATGCTCATTCGAATCCACGCGGAAAG AATGGGGCTTGGGGACGGAAAGTGTTGCTTCTCAGAGTGAATTGCGTTTCGGAGCGGAATAAAGGTGCCGAACCTGCTCAATCCGAGTTCGAAACGTCGGCGCCGGATCCTGCACCATCGGAATCGTCATCCTCTTATTCGTCAGGAGATCACGGTGATGATGATGCTGGCATTTCGGCGTACAAATGGTGTGCGGCGCTCGGAGGCGTTGGATTTTTGGAGACTGCTTATTTGACGTACCTCAAGTTCACCGATTCTGACGCTTTCTGCCCCGTGGGAGAGGGCTCTTGCACCACCATACTCACCAGTGACTACTCCTATGTTTTTG GTGTTCCTCTACCATTGTTTGGCCTGCTTGCATATGGATTAGTTGCATCCCTCAGCCTGCAATTGGGTGCAAAGAAAAGGGTGTTTGACTCTGGGAAAAGTGATAATGAACTAATCTTGCTGGGGACATCTACCTCTATGGCAGTTGCTAGCGCATACTTCTTGTACATTCTAAGCACTGAATTTTCTGGAGAATTGTGTTTATATTGTTTAACATCGGCAACACTATCCTTCAGCTTGTTCTTCATCACCCTAAAG AGTTTTGGGACACAACATATTCAGAAACGGTTGGGTTCACTTGTATCCGTATCTGTTTTGGTGGTTCTTGCCTTGACTGCATCATATAATTCTGTTCCACCTGTCTCTCCAAG CTTGACCGGTATGGAAGTACCATATGTCGAAACCAAGGTCACAAAGAAGTCAAGTCCTGTGGCCCTTTCACTTGCAAGACATCTACGTTCGATTGGAGCAAAAGTATATGGGGCTTTCTGGTGTTCACACTGTCAGGATCAGAAAGAG ATGTTTGGGCGAGAAGCAGCCAAATTGTTGGACTATGTGGAGTGCTTTCCTAATGGTGTAAAGAAAGGAAATAAAATGGACGAGGCTTGTTTGGGTGTTAAAATTGAAGGCTTCCCAACCTGGGTAATCAATGGTCAG